The DNA sequence ATCTGCACAAAGCAATGAATGAATAAAAACTCAATTCTTTGCAACTCATTCTTATTCTGTGCTTCAACTTGATTTGTTTCAAGCAGGAACCTTCTCATTCCAGAGGAGAAACACCTAGTGATGTGCTTCCACGAAAGAGATTGCAGGAACTCCTTGGTCCAGAAATTTCAGTACGTTGTGAATTAAATGGTGTTATCAGTATCTACTAGAATGCTTTCTGAATATATGCAGATCTTGTTATATGTGGCAAGATTTAGTTGTGCTAAGACAGATAAATACTAATATTAGGGAGAGGGATGAAAACAATATTGATGCAGGACAAgaataaaaacaaataaaaagaTGAATAATTGTGGTCTGTGGATTAGCAGCAGAAAACTCACGCCCCGTATTCACTACCCCTAGAATTTCTCAACTGCAGAATAGAAGAGTTTGTTAGGATCGCAAACCATAACAAAAGAGAGAATAATCTCAATTTCAACAATAGTAAAAGTCTTCTATTAATGATATATTGGAAGTATGTCCATAAACTTAGCCACCAagtaaaattttaataaaaaaggAAACAAAATCTTTAATTATTCTCCTACTATAACCTAGCAAGTTTTTAATAATCTATTtactatatatattatatacttAATGTCTaataaagtacaatcaaatctGTTCTTAACAAATgatataaaataaatcaaaattgaTATTGTAATTTCTTCTTCCGCATCAAAGATAGACTTATGAACCTGATGATTcttaaaagaagaaaattattAGTATGTGTTTTAGTGGGATTGGATCGAAGAGCTAAAAATGGAATGACATTTGGACTAAATTTTAGACATGTTTGCACAGACATCCATACCTTCCTCCCCTCAATTACTATGCTTTAAGTTTAACTGTGATTCATTCCTTCCAACAGCATAATGAACGGTCATTTTTTTCTTTCACCAATTTCTTGAAAACCCATTCCCATCATATAGATAAGTTGCATTCTATTCATACCCTTACCCATGCATCCTCCTCTTAAACCTTTTATCTCTCTCTTAAAATTCTGTTTCTCTCTCACCATTGTGGAAATACAACATAATTGTTCACGTGCAAAGTTGCCAACCTCATTTTGTCATGCTATACTTGAGTTTCGTGTAATGTTACACAAATGTGTTAGCTaggattttaaaatataactaCGGCCATTCAATTGGAATACAATATAGGTAATAATGTTGGTATACTCCTCCCAAGTCCTAGTTCTCGATCTTTTGATTTTTCTTATGTAGCTTAATTTGATCATCTGCAATTTACATTTGCAGCAACAACCCGGGTCTTTTTCACTTTCAAATACTTCCCGAAAGCACCCTAAGTTAGATCATCATCTCAAGACTGATGTGCTGGTTTCTGGGGTAAGTGAATATTTTGGTTTCTTTACTTTAAGAACTGTTTTACAGTGGTATTATATTGGAAGATATTTTGGTCTCTGTTTTCAATCTTTTTAGAGTTTCACTTTGGCATGTACATTGGGCAAGTATCACAAACATAAGCACCCCTATAAATGTCTGTTTTATGCACAGAGAAAATGGGTGGAATATGTCATCTGTGTCTGTATAGTAATTTTAAAACTGACGTTTGTCGAGTGTAAACTATAGAGCTGTTTGTGTACTGATTTGGTAATATTTAAGTTTCTAAGATTAGCTGTTCTGAAACACTGATATGTTATACATGCAGCCTTCGTGTATACTCGAATTTGATGGGGCATCGAAAGGAAATCCTGGACAAGCTGGTGCAGGAGTTGTTCTGCGAGCTGATGATGGGACTGTGGTAAAGATTCCCATTTTTTTCCATGTTCTGGTCTCTACTTGCATACTCTGTATCCAATCGATTTTTTGTATAGATCTGTAGGTTACGTGAAGGTTTGGGTATAACAACCAATAATGTTGCCGAATATCGAGCCATGATTTTAGGAATGCGATTTGCACTTGAAAAAGGTTTTACAAGTATCCGGGTTATGGGTGACTCCAAACTTGTCTGTATGCAGGTGATTtctattttgttttatttttagcTTACTTTTGTATTGATTGTGTTCATCAAATTCTTTCATATGTACATATTAAAATTTAAACTGAAGGAGAGGCGACTTTTGTATGATTATAATTTCTTCTTATAACTAGTGCTTGCCACACAAATTTATTTCTTCTATTTCTTTTTCTCCCCTCAGTCTTTAAGTGAAAATTATGTATTATTTATATTCCGGTTTTGGGCCAAATTGGTACCTATGCTTTTAATAGTACTACTTAATTACTAACTTCATGTAATGAAGTTTGCTTAGCCTAGTCTTGCGTTATTGTATTTCCTAAAAGTTTTAAGATAAGTGTACTGGATGCAACAGGTGCAAGGTTTATGGAAGGTGAAAAACCAGGGTATCGCCAGATGGTTTGAGGAAGCTAAAAAACTAAAGGATAAGTTTCAGTCTTTTGAGATAACTCATGTTTTGAGGGTAAGTTTCGTAGTCCCTTTATGGGGGTTGTCTGTGTCTTTCTCATTCATATTACTATCACAAGTAATCAGTCACAGACTCACATATCATATTGTATCTCTAGTGTTTTAATTTCTGCACCATGTATTTGCTTAGGACCTGAATTCCGATGCTGATGCTCAAGCCAACTTGGCTGTTTTACTTGCTGGTGAGACTTTTTTGTTCAGTAAAACTACATGTTTTTATTTGTTGGAGCAGTCTGACCAACCATTTCTCATTGCAGATGGCCAGGTGCAGGAGGACTCTGGGAAATAGTTTATGCAAGTAAAAATGCGAAAAATTGGTAGTGCACCTCACTGATTTTTTCTTAGGCTTCAAGGGATGAATTTTGTTAGCAATGATAGGCAGCTGATTTATTCATCTACCACATAGCCAAGAGTTAATTACCTGATTGGTTCCAGGCTTTGATAGCAACTAACTCGGTCTATTTGGCAATGTTGACATATATATCTGTATTTTacctttttatatatttttacttAAAAGTTATAGCGATTATTGCATTTCCTACGTCTGCGCAAACGAACCATTTTTTTCTAATCTTATTTGGATGAGTTGCAGCAATTTCTGGTTATATCCGGTGGCCAGAAACTAAAATGATTCAGCTTTCCATGTGCCAATTTATAGATTACTTTGTTAGCAAGGGATCAAATACTCCATTCGCATAAAAAAATTGGATTTGTTTACATTTTACCAAAATAATCTGAATACATTTTATTCAATGCGGTAAattgggtaatttattaaaatttaaattataattgtgTTCCGTTGGGACGACAATATGAGAGGCTACTCTAAACTTAATCTAACATGTGACGATTCACACATTTTACTACAAAAATAGCGAATATGCCCTGAAATAACTCTTTTAATATTGAATTCCTTAAATTTTTTTAGTTTTTGGTTTGGATCGAAATTGATCCATTTACAAAAACACGGTGATTCAAATTTCAAACTACTATCACGAGTTAATTCCTTAACTTTTTTTAGCTAAAGTAAGAATCATTGTGTTGCAAAAACAAAACTGGTGTTGTACGAGGTTCGAACTTATTAAAAAGGTGACAAAGAATTGAAAAAAAATCTGTACCTTTTTTATGATGACATAAACTGTACTCCCACCGTCACATTTTTTACATATTTTTTCCTCGTACGCATTTTaagattattataaaatataattttataatttatttttacaattttttttctatataaaaatttaaacattatttttacttaaaagaaaaaatatttaaaattatttagggaaCCATATTTTACGGTAGCCTTAAAATGGGTGTCGATCCCCTGTTCCCAATACAAATAATTCAGCGAGACGGATGAAGTATTATTTAAGAGCATCTACGATAATTCTCTAATTCGCTcctaaatataatataaataatgtgACTTTTAGCATGTTAGTACATAAACTAGCATGATAAGTCGTACGAGGCATGGGTCACTTTATACAGTGCAATTACTATTTCCTTATTGATAAATATTGTGCAACATCTCatgtatatcaaatacaagttcATTGTTTGTCAATGTGTATGATCTTCATGCAAGAGAATACCGATGACACAACGTTTCTAATATATCTCATTAAGCAAATCATACATTTTCTTGTTTGTGCCGGGTAATTTGTGTTTACTGTACTGAATGAGTATAAACAAGGTAATCGATGTACATTTAAAATGAAAAGATTAAAACTTAATTAATAGAAGGTCATGTTATGTTCACAAAGAATAAACTAAGCATTAACACACATGGTGACCTGAAATATATAAAGTACCGAGCTAAAAAATTTTTATGCCCGGTGGTAATAAATCGAAAGAATGATAAAAAATAAGATATCGATAATGTTTATGTCGGTCCAATTAAGTGCGAAAGATATCTTATTTCTTAAGAGGGTTTTCTAGAATATTTTATGTTCAtaatttatcaattaaaattGGCCTAATTCACCTAATTTTTAACACATTGAATTTGAAAATTAGCATAATCTATCTAGGTTTTAACACATTAAATTTTAGATTTAATAGACCATTCTCACTTTCACAATATATAAGACCTATGTCGTTCTTTTCTAGTGTATCAAAGAATCTGAATATTAACATTGAATTTTCGAGTATGTAAATTGcattgattttttttatatttttgctaaatatcttattattatacatgttatatCATTATTTACATATATTAAGTTAATTGATTACTCAAACAACATGTAttgataattattcaaaaattaaaattatctaataaattaattacaattatttatatattttagtcgCAGTAGCACTAACAAAAATACATATCGAATTTTACTCATTTGACCATCAATAATGGTTAtgacataaaaataatttatatattgtATACATGGTTACTGATTTCGGAAATCAGAACTATTCGGTTGAGATATTGATTTAAGATTTATCAgaagattttttaaaaaatggatGATTTATCGGTAATTTATTAGGAATCGGTCAAATCTGACAAATattttttactagattttttaaCAATTTATCgacaaattttaaaaaattggCTGATTTTTATAACCATGATTGTACAAACCAACTACTGATATTTACAGTTTATTTAAGAATTCGGATGAAAATTTTACTAAAATTGTCATTCaaatcattttcaaatttcttcaattaatgATTCTAATTTAAAATTACTGTATATTACACtcttaaaattaaatattttttaatctgatagaattttataaatatcagttaaACTTGTTATAAAATGGATTAAATCGAATGacataatatattataattttaaatttcattcaaacaattctaaatatttaagtaatccaaaatatttgtacaataatttccataataaaaAATTAGTTTCATCAATTAATATTGATCATCtaaacttttatttaaaaaaaattgaatactataattttttaaatgattacTTTAAATAATCATATCAAATTGAGCAATTACGtaaaatttaaaaaatcattcaaaaatatttgaatacaaatatatttttaattaaattatacaaGAAATCATCTATATTTCTTATGAATTATCAACTTTCTTAACATTTTCCTAATAACATAAATCAATGAAAAatctaaattttattttaatagttGTAGGTTACTTTTTTTTTCTAGAAAAAAATGAAATGAAGTAATATTTTTGGATTAACACTTTACAAATTCAACATTATCAAACAGTATGATGATGATCGTTCTTATTTTATAGTGAAATgtgaaaaataaattaatttggcCTATTTTCGTAGTTTTAAAAATCTTGTGAAATTTCATGTAAAGTttcgaatatttttaaaaattgggtcaagtcccaaaaataataatatacTACCGGTAAATTTAGTACGTTTGATGCATtttatcaattgacttgatcctataaagatCTCAAAcacatttttttattaatataagatattacaAATATTGGGCCTTTTAATAAGATATTCCCGTCGAGATTGTAATTTTATTTTACTAATCCTGGACAGTGACGATATATTTTTGGTTGGATCATATAGTTATATTTCGAGTAATTTTTTGAAAATGGGTCTAGTTCTGATTTTGAGTTCGAAATAAACTGAAATGCGTCGACTCTTTATAATTATAATCAGTCAAAATATGTAGTACACATGTTGATAATTTATTCATAAGCAAACCtgttttcaatattttttaaaaaattaattttatgtaCATTTGAGTTCCTTTTAATTTTAGAAATGTACAAGATATATCTTTAACTAAAAGTTGATTAATAAATAAGTTAATGATCTGTTTATGTACAATGTTTAACCTTATATTTTAagtataattatttaatattaactCTACAAATATGATCCAATTACTTCGTTTGaagttaaataaaatgtttacTATTTACGAAAGTCACATATTATGTGTATCATTAAAACACAACTGATGTAGTGGTATCAAGATGTACAAGTGAATGTAAAGATTCAAGTTCGATTCTCacaaattatattttttattattacaTTGTTGATTCTCAATGATAAGAAGAAGTTCAGAATCTGACTGCGTtttagatgtcatcagtatttggtatgtcttcaggatttacacatcatcagtatttgcataTCATCGGCATCTGGAGTCGGTCAACTAAGAAGATTGATTATGTTCCTTAGTTTGAGGAATAAATATTTGTTACGTTCTGAGtcataggactttatctattcagttaaagatatgtatcattttcagTTAGTATTtaataatgcatatcttagattgatttgttgcagctgtgtaatatataaacacagtttaggtcatcacatagtgaattaactcgagcattgtaacgatgtaacacccccaaatccggggtcgaggatccgggttgccacgagttccatttcccttaataacacttaatcttaataaacaaccaactactgcgtactgtgaccccacaatacacacacacacacacaccacaagttatagtctcagagattaataccaaaaataacacaagtcattttattccacaattataagtcattacacctcaaaagggtttctgaatagatttacaaattctttgccattattacaattcataaatatacataaatctggtacatcaaaagttaaaatcctagcctattggtaattcctacctcagctacaacggcatcaacacctacagggaactgcggaacgtttcctatccgctcacaaattgggagtttggtcatgttcatcttttctagctgttgttgtgtgatgaaagattaaagcaagggtgagcaacaagcccaccaaaataacatgtataataattaacaatatatgagcattctcatagtactcatgaacgtcttggtcaagcagaaatgaaccaagtttgatatcttaatgcgacgaagtcgtaaaatatttagtatatatgtatatatacttttcaaaatctttgaaatcatcttccatccataatatacacagagttccagcttataactgtataaaaatatcattgcaaggtgatctcatatatctaacctttgtctcaacgtttttctaaaaatctttgtcatgcataagataatcctttactagatataagttgaaaagatgaagtcacaagatactctcatatacttatatctttttcgaatactacttgaactaccaccgttcaaggtataataaGTGTCAAAAggtcatcacatagatgagactacaagataagacttgaatagaattaatctttgaaatatcatataaaataaataaagttacgagatacttcattaaatcctgatatataaacctatatatatatatatctcatgcactccttgaaaacctctgttatgaaaagtataaacagagttgtaatattcaatgaatttggaaagaaaaaaactttggcataaacctgatatcttgctgatcaggaaaatataccaattaagtaaccttttctactagtagatggatgaatccctcgccggtcatcaccctggccgcattgggaccttgtgctggaccgtcacccggcctcttacgcattgatggactaccacccagccacttacaccttgatagaccgtaccccggcctatcgCTTATGGCGAGTcatttagatggacttacttcccgaatgttgggcaagtaatcaaaagcCCTTTTATTAAATCAGCAACTTCGTTGCGAATACACCACATatccggatccctcagatttttaagcgagtatttaaatccccttcgaaaggaagatcttaaatttgaaaacgagttttgggatcctttctagcctttaaaatcattttgaagactcgaaaatattattgaaagcgtttggaataaggataatttgatataatatatcaattccaagataattaaagaatatcttaatattatgctataaataatattccaataacgaatagcttttatcaaagcaaatgaagtaaaagttttgaaaataacttactgaaaatatttaaggtaagaatgattgacgatatcaatcatttctcgaatacctggcgaataacgaaacattattctttaagaaaataaagaatattatttaataaaataaacggagtcataagtcctcgaatgaatattcaaactaatattcacttataatttaaaactatcaaataaacattattcgattaatagttttgaaaactatatatatatatatataatatactcgggaacatcgcctcccggtttagaaaaatgttcaactctgggtccactttattaagggtatacgcaagtactgcttatctctagtaaaggtattatgcagtttataaataattgaatcgaTCAAAAGATATCAAGATCACgaaacatgcatatatatatatatatcatatcaacatgctccaatatatcgcaagacttgctaataacaaccatgcacttatctcaagataatgcataaatatatttacatcacaacaactgtatacgggtagaaaacttgtctgagtcttccggggtagacttaagcttagagtgggtccggtaatctatgaacaacaacataaaccagaattaaacctcggtcgcttaagaaactagattttatccacttagaccctaacgctcacttttacgcttaacgatttacattactcgctcgagtaccctcggatccaccatttttataaaattaaccattaaacaTTTTAAGGAGAATCTCGGGTACTTTATTAACTgtctaatacactttacataattattttgTGATCCTATTAGTCCTTTAAAGGCCTTAAACAtggtctcaaagtaaagcgaggggtaaaggttcgttcacgaaatgccgttacttaaaacggtcgtttgtcctaaaccgtacatcagatctaagcgaaccacataccaaaactAAGATTACGATATGATCTAGCTAAATATGGCAAatgtcagaatcttacagtgagtttaCGGGTCCTGAAGCtaagcacaaaaacagtctaaggtaaatcaggcattacgacggctatgtttacgcgattcccaaaataattaccgctctaaatcctcatcaattcaccCACAACCACCAACATAACAATATTCAACCATAATACTACAAAATTagtccccaactccaaattttaccgatttatccaaccaatcaaatccaccaaaactacttataatcaaagatcaagccttaatacgAACAATGCGttaataaaacttaatggaatcataacatcaaagctagggtttgaagtttataccttccttagatCCTTAAACCACTAAAAAGAGACTTTATCTTTAAGAGAGCCTTGATCTATGTTTATCATGTTCAAACTTGCAAAGGAGTTCAAGAAATGAGTTAGAACTTTTGGAGTTACAATTAGTCCGAtttaaataactgtaaaaatgagggtattatcatgcttatttggacgcgacttgtgaacaatagttgtaggccatttcaatacctttccaacgagctatagaacacaatatttgagtgagtattgaaggagatatgatagtttgaagttgctggtattgttttggccgagagTAAAATGAAAAAATGGAGAAATGGAAGagaatggaaatgcttctttgattGCCTTGGTGTTTGTGTGGTGGTTTTGTTATCCTAGTTAACACTAACCAAGATTTAACCAAGGTTTAAATCCATGGCCACAAATCATTCTTGTAAAATAtctactaatcatgcatacatCATCAAGCACATGTCATTCTCTAGCCACTTGTTACAgccttgtggtgtgatgacatcacaaTATACTATTCCTCCTTGATTAATGCTTAATTGTTTGTCTAATGGTCACTTATatgttttacggttcacttaactctcgttctcgttattcgtttgagggatcatatccgggaccTCATTACTTGGGCTTTCCTAACCctttcctaatattttatattccttttatgatcctctcttaaaattcttgaatttaaatccttctaATTATGTAGCTCATACtaaattctttcggtatctggtgaattttcaggaaaaatcaaagtgtccgaattcgaattctgacgacctttacatacactcatttactttatgaaatactaatacgatctcagaatttccataacagtactcctatatagtgtggtctgataaatttccttaatcagcatcatcagcaaaaagttactctccatcagggtttcaaaaatttccaaaaattggggttattacaaacgacctagcagctctcaagaatatcagtatttcttgagagagtttgtaacagtttttatcagaaatataaagaactgttatatttttcatacttgttcgaaacgtttatacaattgtatccaaccccccttaaacaattgtattagTACTGggaaacaattggtatcagagcaaactgaTAATTTACTATCAtaaacgatctaaacatgtctctgaacaagtataaGAGTATCaaaatccccattctgaaaaagactgaatatcctacatggaagtTGAATATGCTAATGCacttggaagctacagatccagactacctcgacgtaatcaatgatggaccttaAAAGCCAACAAAATTGGTACCTGCGACTCCTACTGTTGATGAACACCTTCAGTTGAAGGAAAAtagtgagtggacaccagaagtGAAAGCCACTATgctgaaggatgcaaaggtaagaaacattttgcataaaaGTCTTGACCTTGTGATGTCCAACaaggttatagcctacaagactgccaaagagatcaGGGATGCCCTtaaaactcaatgtcaaggaaccacgaccatcaagaagaacagaagggctgttctaattcaagaatatgaacattttgaggccaggtctgatgaaagtctcaccgaCATTTATGATAGGTTTCTCACTCTACTTAACAACCTATCTTTAGTGGGAAAGGTGTACCATCTGGaagattcaaacaccaagtttctgagagttttgaatgaggaatgggagactcagacttcaattatacgacatcagtatgatttggaaaaaGTCACTCTGAATGAAATTTGTGGCATGCTAAAGACTCATGATTTGGCAGTCCAACAAAGGAAATAGAGGAAAAGCAACAAGGAAAAATCAGTTGCCTTAAAAGTGAATGCTAAAGCTTCAAAGGACAAGACAATTGAAAGCTACAAGGAAAAAGAACTATCTGCTAGAATCAGATACggatgattcatcatcaaatcctgatgatgacactgattctgaaactgatgagaacatgagagattctgatgtcatgcagaTGGATGCTATGATAGTTAAGGGCTTCAAGATGATGCAGTTCAGGAAGTCTcagaagaatagaagcttcaggaagaagtttactGGAGGAGAAAGGAAGCCTTCTGGAAGAAGAGAAAGAAAGGATTTGAAAGCTGTAAAAGTTGACAaatcaaagatcaagtgctacaactgtgatgaacctggtcactttgctactgaatgcagaaaggCAAGGAATGATAGAGGGAGGAACAAAGACTTGATTACATCAAGCAAGGATTGGATGGATTCcactgattctgaaaatgaaggaACAAACTATGTATTGATGGCTAGTTTTGATAATCCTGCTTCTCctgattctaaggtatcaacttcCTTCTTTTCtcttgatactgaagatatatctgaattgaaatatATTCTTAAGACTCTCCAtggaaattttaagaataagaatCTAGAGAATAATAGACTGCTAACTGAAATTGAGGTCttaaaatctaggaatgatcGGTTAGAGTTTGACTTAATAAACCAGATTGAAATTCAAAAAAaatgtgagaaagctaaacatGCAGTAAAGATACTTGAGGTTAGGTACAATATATTGGAAAAAGACTTAGAAAATGAGAGGAAACCCCTTAAATCCTGAactgattcaggcaaaaaggttcatgagataatCTCTAAGAATGTtatatattgaattctcaatgatcggaagaagctcaagatctggttgttcggatgtcatcaggattttaTGTACCGTCAATTTTTGgtatgtcatcagcatttgtatgatatcagtatttgaagacagtcagcattagaggat is a window from the Apium graveolens cultivar Ventura chromosome 1, ASM990537v1, whole genome shotgun sequence genome containing:
- the LOC141672534 gene encoding uncharacterized protein LOC141672534 isoform X2, with the translated sequence MKEENNSFFVVRKGDLVGVYKNFSDCQAQVGSSICDPPVSVYKGQAMPKDAETYLLSCGLKNALYSIRAADLTEGLFGTLVACPFLEPSHSRGETPSDVLPRKRLQELLGPEISQQPGSFSLSNTSRKHPKLDHHLKTDVLVSGPSCILEFDGASKGNPGQAGAGVVLRADDGTVICRLREGLGITTNNVAEYRAMILGMRFALEKGFTSIRVMGDSKLVCMQVQGLWKVKNQGIARWFEEAKKLKDKFQSFEITHVLRDLNSDADAQANLAVLLADGQVQEDSGK
- the LOC141672534 gene encoding uncharacterized protein LOC141672534 isoform X1; this encodes MNCLFHAYSATLLSRSSHFVYKSSVCGFSTITFKRRSEYAVLKSVNLDLLLTRFGVRCYATRRAKVRKSVTERVELKTKAVIMKEENNSFFVVRKGDLVGVYKNFSDCQAQVGSSICDPPVSVYKGQAMPKDAETYLLSCGLKNALYSIRAADLTEGLFGTLVACPFLEPSHSRGETPSDVLPRKRLQELLGPEISQQPGSFSLSNTSRKHPKLDHHLKTDVLVSGPSCILEFDGASKGNPGQAGAGVVLRADDGTVICRLREGLGITTNNVAEYRAMILGMRFALEKGFTSIRVMGDSKLVCMQVQGLWKVKNQGIARWFEEAKKLKDKFQSFEITHVLRDLNSDADAQANLAVLLADGQVQEDSGK